The following DNA comes from Mytilus edulis unplaced genomic scaffold, xbMytEdul2.2 SCAFFOLD_1471, whole genome shotgun sequence.
aTTTTAAcccttttaataaataaataatatataataaattaaaaaatgtttaatagattcaagacagcacaatataaaacaatattataaaacatGTCCATTAAAATTCAGCACTAATGTTAAAAGTCTGTTCTAGCCTGGAATTGTAACCTAGAGAACGTACGTAATGGGTCTAGATATACCCCCTGTACAATACTGTTAATAGAATTGCATTAGGAACTGCTCGCTCTCTTCATCTTTTCTCGATCGTGGTGCACATTCCTCTATACTTTGtatctttatatatgttgttgtttgtaatgggctatcgaaaatacaggtGATCGGATTAATCCGGCGCTTAAATTGGCTCTAATGTTGGCGCTcaaatgtcccctagtagtttaatttttttcgctcaaatgtcctgcgCCTCCCTGATTAGAAAGATATTGTTAAACCTTATATAGATTGAAATTATCTATTCCTTTTTATAAGTTAACCTGGTACTTGTGACAAACacaaataataacaacaaaaattaaacagATTTGAATACATTGTtgtcatatttatatatgttatttcaagttatcattttataactTGACTCATATGTACAAATTATAGTTTGTCCGAAAAGTGCTAGTACTCTTTTGACTAAAATTCTGAATTTCACTAATAACTTGTACACTACTTACAAAGCACTCACATTATTTCCACACCCTCCATGGCACCCCTTTTGACTTGAAATAAAAGGGTATGATGTCTCTATAATGATACTTTAAGCCAATGcttatgaaaggagtaggtccggtaagggccgattttggcctcaaatttttaatttcatatgacGAAAGagtttagacactttttaaaaacttttaaaagtgtctatttccgttgattcaattagtttatataTGTGaattattttaactgatttacaaaaattaatgtggccgcatccgtgttcatcctcaaactttacatatgttatgtattatcatcaaatacaacttgcatttcaatattaagaatgaacacaaatgcggccactttcatttaagacgtaaaccgtctaaaatttaactaaaatgctacaattgtgaagatttaagtaatttagcatgaattaatgaTGCCAGTACCCAATATATGAACACTACGCTTTTCGTGAATTAAATACGTTAATTCGTAAAATGCGTGAGCATATATATAACttgtattgtcaaaaatagcCCATATTTTTGTatcagaagcattctactttccaataaataaccaTTGCATggtttacatttttacaattttgtaatacTGACATGCTTTGGGTCCAAAAAGTGGTCTTATTGAACCTCCTCCTTTACGacaattaaaacaatcaaaaaaggCATTATGTACAACCGAAAAGACAAAACTATAGAGACAAATAATCTAAACAACCATAGAAATGTGTATGGAAGATGATAGTTAGTTCTCAGAATGCGTGGTTTCTTCAATCTTTTCACGGCATTTATTCTCGTGTATGCCACGAACAGTTTCACGTTTTTAGCACGTAGACACATTATATTTTATTAGGACTATTACAAAGGCAAAATGTATGTTCCCATTCATAAACATTTATACAAGGCTGAATTTTCTTTCATTTAGCCCGGTGGACCAAGTTTGCAGAGCCTACCTTTTATACCTCTTTGTATAATTTGTCAATGGACTGCAACAACAACTTTCAAATTATAACAATAGACTATATATAGgccgcatttctttctaaccaaaattttgtaaacgttgtgtcgtGTTTGTtcttgttttctaaacgctacaaaagtagaaaacaaatacatcgtttaataagtTTTTACTggccctgtttgaactttcaataatacatgcacatgttgttggtaaacataCTTTTTACAAACGTACCGTTTAATCAAGATGAAGTAAGAAATaaatgtagcgtttgtactaacaaacgacaaactgcagacgcatttTTATCGTTttcatagtttgtcaaagtttatgtaaactttgcaaacgtatgtttgaaagaaattatcaaaacatatgcgcgcttagccgtttttatcgtttgtgttagaaagaaatgcacccaTAGTATGTGAATCTGAGATTCATCAAttcaatttcttaaaaaatttacaaaaatcattgtaataaattgcTTTGCTCTTCATGGGCCTTTTAATTggtataaaaatatcttatcttatctgaTCTTATTTCTTAACGAAGtcgggaatatggcagttgttatcacatAGTCCGTTCCTAGTATGTTGACGTTTGaagttaaatcgatttatgactattgaacagcggtatactacaatTGCCTTAAAATAATTTGCAGTTTATCCTGGAGGGGGATTTCACATTGAAATTCGTTCACCTTACATCATCGCTACAGAGAAGTTACGTAATGTACGATATATATATCTTTGTTAAGTGGTAATAAAATGGCTGATTGTTAAACTCTCCTCACTTGGTTAATGGAAAACCAATCAACACAGAACAAATATAGGCAACTGTTGGTCACCGTACGCcatacaacaataaacaaaaccaaTATCATAGGCGGAtcgtggaaaaaatttggttgataatatagggaatcattgaagcatgactcgAGCGccccccctttttaggtcagtcagcgagccccccccccacccccccccccccccctttaggcaAAGTTCTGTATCCGCCACTGAACATAAAGCCACCGACATaagacaaatgtgaaacaatggTAGAACTTCATTTGACACAGCGGCTTAACCCGGGTTAGCCCGGTCGACGCTTCCGGTATAGGCACAGTCGTTTCATTTGCTGTAAAATCAGCCGCCGGCGCAAATAGGCATATGCCGCCCTCGCCGGTCTTCACTCACCGGCAAGCAATCAGCCGGTCATAAAAGTATGACGGGAAGCGCAATTTTAGATAAATTATCGGAATTTAAAAGGTGAAGATTGATTTTTGTCAATCAGACTAGTATATTACATGATACTGCATTGGTCCAATATGACGATATTAAATTGCCAtgctatattttattttcaagtttaTAAAATTATCTCCGAGAAAAGTTTTTATGATGAATAAGGCCTCAGAAAAAAAGATTGcattttaacaatatatatttattattaataggTTCATCTTTTATATTCCCTAGCTTAGAAagcaaaaaagtataaatttgaaCTTCTGTCGCCATCTTTAAATCAGCCGGTTCCACTCGTTTTATTTTTAACCCGGTCACGTGATAGGGCGAACAGGGCATAGCCCGACCTAGAACAAATGAAGCAGCAAAATATtgcaaacgaaaaaaaaaacaacgggcTGTTTTAGGTAAAaccaataaacgaaaaacaaatatgacataagGCAACCAACAACGACTACTTAATACGGGCACGTGAAAAGAGACAGGTTTATAAAGAATGAAGTGGGTTAAACAAGACATGATTGACAGGGATCTGTCCTCTTGCCGGTTTGACCCTGCAGATGGAACAAAAATACTGCGGAAATTGTTTCTACTTCTCAAATTTGTGTTTACATCAAATGTTCCCGACTGTAAAATCAATTACTAGGGGTGTGAAAGAAACATCACGACGTGATATACACGGCTTGTCCATATTATCAaagttgagaatgaaaatggggaatatgttaaagagacaacaacccgaacaaagaacagaaaacagtcgATGGCCACCATCAAGAAAACTCCGCACCTGGAGGTGGGCCATATAAGCTGGccattaaataaaagtttacctGCCTGTAAAAACTACTATTAGGGTTGTGCAACAaactttaagggcatacgatacagttacagggaaggtaatgacgttgctaacgtaaaatgttattttcgcgacgtcaaactctgacatatcgggaaaagatgcatttttcgactgatttttatcattcaagctgatttaatttgaaaacgagtgcatggacccctattttttaaaacagcaatttgtttcattttgcaaggagattatgtgacccaaattttataaaactgtaaatagcgaaatttttttaattttgataaacatgcagcaaaaagttacgttttttcctctattcatgaacatttgataaatatagagttatttcggaatcaaaattgcataatttttaatgatacttataaaatacagaaattaccgattatttaacaaaaaccattttgtgtttatcttttaaaacaaaaaagttatgtctttctttcgaaaaagaaaatacggacacaaatctgaattttgggcaaatatacaaaatttcgacctcattttactcaaaaagtagcacatgaaggtatattttttattacatatttgatttaatgaggtaaaaaatagcctatatgcaaattttcatcaacttgtaaatacaggttcaaaactgtatcgtatgcccttaaggcgTGATATACATGTCATCTTATCATTCAATTAattcaataaaaattattttaacattttaatacaaaataacttAATAAACATAATATACAATAATTTAAAGTCCACGTTATAATTCGTCATGTTTTGGTCCAGTGAATTCTTCATGGGAAATTTTCCCGTCTTTATCTTTGTCTTCTGTTTCAAATAAATCGTGAAGGACCTTCTGTTGCTGTTGAGAGGCTAAATCAACTGGTATCCCCTGCTGTACGGCTTGATGGGACAGGTACATGATTAACTGTAAAAGAAGATGATtggttattaaaaattataaatgtctggtgactattttttttaagttaaatgcaCTGTGAAAAGCTTTAAATTTGTAatggaaaaatatatttttacgaATAAAGATAGCTTTAGATTTCATATATGAATCAAGTTCTAGTATGTAGTTGCCTTCGTAGCAGTAGATACAAATGTTTTTGGGAGCAACATGGATGTGTTTACATTCTGAAATATCGTTTATCGGCGtattttttgctttgtttttttatcgttttttatGCTTGTTGTGTTAAGTTTCATAACCTTTTGCTATTACCATAAGAGCGCTCATTGTGGTAACATTCACTGATTGTTGATTTGTATAAACCGCTTGTGTTTTTGTAATAAACGGGAAAAAACAATACATCCGTTCCCTCTTTTTCATCCCTGGCCGCAAACATTTCCACGATTACAGTATTTCAATGAACgtgttatttgaatttttaatggGGAATTGGGAGCATAATCCATGTCAGTGTGTTATATCCCCTGAGCAGTCAGACGAAGTTCATATAGGTCACTGACAGGGAATATGAGCCCATATCCAATATAAAGCCAGAATCATAATAACGTTACACTGGGGTGTGTGGATTGCCGCAGTAATtgatattcttattttaatttcGTGTTCAAATGGAAGATGGACTCATATACACAGTTACCTGTCAAAGTAACAAATTCCATTGCAGGATTTACTGGAATATTTTATTCCAGtaaaatattgattgataaaCCTATATCAATTACTTGATACAGAATACAAAAGATTATATGTAAGAGATATGATGGTTAAGTATTagaaagaaacaagaatgtgtccaaagtacacggatgccccatctgtccgtccgtctgtccgtccgttcgtcccgcttcaggttaaagttttcagtcaaggtagtttttgatgaagctgaagtccaatcaacttgaaacttagtaaacttgttgcttatgatatgatctttctaattttaaagccgcaaattagacttttgacccaaattgcacggtccactgaacatagaaaatgaaagtgggagtttcaggttaaagtttttggtcatggtagtttttcaggaagttgaagtccaatcaacttgaaacaaagtacacatgtcccctatgatgtgatctttcttattttaatgtcaaattagattttttacccaatatcacggtccattgaacatcgAAAATGATAGCGCGAGCGGACGgatgaacagacggacgcacagaccagaaaacataatgcccctctactatcgtaggctAGGCATAAAAACCCAGATAATTTTACCTCATCTCTTGTTAAGAATTTATCGTTGTCAATATCAATCATTCTGAATACATTTGGTGGCTTGGGTCCATCGTGGACTTGTAGTAATTCTATCTCAAACATTAGATTGGCATTTGGAGGGATCACTTCACCTGAAAAAATACACATAAATGTTTATTGAGATACGAGATTGCATAAGTTTTACATTTGAATTCaaaagcaaatttaaaaaaaagagatttaAAAACAAGTAACATTACTTTAAAATTAAGATCAATGATTATGTTATTGATCAAACTTGTTTTACATTTCATTTGTGATGCCCATAGGAGGAAAAGTTGAAACTAAACAGtgtgaattattaaaaaataaaacagttatCTTTAAAATACATTCACAATCTAATCTCTAACATTTTTGCCATACAGGACATACTTAAGATATGTTTCATacattcaattaaattcataacaTCAAACTGTTATTCAGGGCTGGCCATTAATGTTTTGAGGCAAAAATGCCCAAAAAATGGTCCGAAGGACACATATATAACCAATATAAATATACTTGGTTTAAAGGACAATGTGTAGTTTTACTTCCTATATATAACTTAATACTTGGTTTTGCATAAATACTCAAAACTTGTGTAAAATGTGCTCATTGTTAAGGGCTATACAGTGACATTTGTCCTTAGATCTTTAATGGCAATCATAGAAGATGatcttattttgttttcaatattttaattatgtGCACATATTTTCTTCCAGATTTTGAACGTTTTTAGAATCACCGTCAATCAAAATATGGGTAccataaggagatatggtatgaaaACATTTCTAACTTCTTTAAGAAAAGTTACTTTCCCGTTGACCTCCACTTATGGCAAAattatattctttaaaaataaacatcataCCTGATCCTTTTTCTCCATATGCTAGATTTGATggaattgttaattttcttttttcattgacACACATGCCGAGTAGACCCTCCTCCCATCCTTTGATGACGGCACCAAGTCCTAACTGAAACTGGAATGGAACAGCTCCTACTCTCTCGCGACTGAAATGGAAGATGTAtttccaaatattaaaaatttaaatattcaatttcattatttttgttatttcaatataGAGTGTAAAAGATGTGACTGAAGCCCACTTTTATGAGGGATTCAAGTTGGAAATGTGCACACATTCAACACTTTTATAAcaataaagtttcaaaaatgaaACATTCAATTCTTATAATAACATTTGTATTCTGTACTCATCAAAAATCTAGTTAAATCAAGCGTATTGTTTGTGCAAAATCCCATGCATTGCTCTAACGTTGTTATAGAGAGTATGCTGCAGTTTATTgggaaataaaaaatatgttttaaatgccGCGTGATTAGGTTGCTGGCCAATCAAAATTCAGATTCTTATTAAACATCTGAGTAatgtaataatttcaaatttgaaaagttAACATTGGTGTAAAACGCATGTATCATATGCAGGTATTTTAGACTATGAAATCAAAAAGTTTAACTAACATGTCAATTATATTCAAAGTCAAATTTTGTACATATTCATCTATTTGGAACACGTAAATGTCCATGTTTCCCTGCTCAAGGTCACAAATCATACTTCGGGCAACAATCACTCATATCAAAATGACAGGTAGTTAAAAATGATATACTTATGTTAGATACACACATCAAAGGATTATAGTTATTGTAATACTATTTGTGACAGAGCTACAATACCACATACTTTAagtgcaaatatttttttgttgacgAATAATTTTATATTGCACATTGTTGGTTACATGTATTTCAAGGTGCATTTGGTTTTCCATATGTACTTTTCAATCGAAAATTTCATCATTATAATGGAGGACAGCATTTACATGTATTTGAGAAAAACGAAAATGACATATCAAATTAAGGGGCATGCAACCATGTGCTATTCTGGGGGAGGTGGACAAGATCATGTTTTGTGGATTGACTATTCACTTTCATCTGTTGCTAGTATGCTTATTTTTTTACCGCGGGAAAACATATTTTCACTTAAGGACACAACTATATTCTGCCCCTCTGTGTTGCAGAAAATTCATTTTTATCCTGGTGTTGGCGAAGTTATACATTTCCAGGTTTGAAGTGGCTAGAACATTCATTTTTAAAACCATACACCACCCCCCACCGTCGTTTTTCCCCACAACCCCAAAAATCAAATGTTCGGGCCCCTTTACTAATTATTTTCACATTGAATTTCTTTAAATCGCATATGAGTGCATGTGTTTATAAAATTTGGTATGAATACAAATAGTCAGGTGAATGCCTCCTCATCTCCGTTTACATATAGTATTTGCGTCTAGGCTAGGACGCAAATGGCGCAAAATTATATTTTAGGCATATGTATTACTCGAAGCAATTAtagaaatttatcaaacaaatgtgaaaaaaatagatttcatCACTATTTTCAATTTACTGATTACTTCTTTGGGTGATGTATTACTCTGTTCTTCCGAAGGAACTACAGTACCGTTTATCCTACTTGACCCTTTTTTTCGTGTTGTTAGGTTGCTTGCTCAGTTATGTAATACCTACATCTTAATTTATTCCGGCTGGTATCTGTTATTATTAGTTTCATTTGTGCTTGAATCATATTTCGGCAAGAAAACACAGGAGAAAAGTAAACCAATTAACAATAGGACAATTTTAAATGCAATACGATTCAGGCCTGTTcctaatattttgtaaattactaGTATCTTTATGTTCATggtatttgaaaacaaataaggcAAAAATAAGATATGACAAAAAAGGCCAATAGAAAACATGTACGTACCTTGAGTCGAATTTGGTTCCATTTTCAAAGAAACCTTCATAATGCAAAACAACCATATCATGTTTCTGAACTTTTCTTGCGCAGTCTGGCGGTGGCGCCTGGATAACATCTATAACTAATCCGGATTCTCCAGATTGTGCATAAATTGTACTTATAACTGCCAACCCGAAACAAATTATTAATTGGGACCTCATTATGACCAGTTCTATAGTATTGTTCGTCTCGGCTTAGTGTCCCGATTCAAAAGTTTAACATTTGTCAGCGTGCATccaattttaatacaaattttcaaaaccGCCCAGGAAGTTCCTTATCTTAACCCACGTGGCATCTTTATAAGTTTCCACGTTGATTAGTATAGGTACTTAAACGGAAGTTGTTAAGATTCTATTGACAagatagatagatataaatgACTAGAAGATATTCTTACCTGAAGAGTTGAACAAGATAAGGTTTTAACACAATATCATGTAATATTTATCACCTTAAGGGCtgattttgaaaattatacaatagagaaaatgacatttattaattcaaaaaaaattccaaaaaaagttgaaaaactgCTTTTGAGAAACTAAGATGAATAAAGATGAATTCCTATTATTTTATATTCACACTCTGTCTTGCTAACTAAGCTTCTCTAATATAAAATAGAGATGTTGATAAGAATActatttaaaagaaagaaaaaaaaataataaaaagttttattttttgcgttatatttcagaaaaaaaatttctcAATATAGAAATTAAGGAATGTTTCATTGGCTGTGTTTGGATATATGCATAAGGCTGACTATGGTTACCCATAGGTACCTTTGGGAACCCatggtttgatattttgatacataaaatatcaaaccataggtacctatgggtaaCCATAGACCGCCTCAGGCGTATATCCAAACGAAGcctatgtgataaaaaaaaaaatgaaaaaaagtgcaatttctactccacaaaatatttaaaccataagaCATTTGTTATGTAAAGCTTTTTTCATTTGGactgaaaatatatatgttgcatatcttttttttaatcagtATAGCATGAGGGTTCCCTAGTTGCGCCCATTTTGACACTGTTTTCGCCTAAGATTATTCAAgtttccattttgtgtttattttgtggGTGTATCCTTAATAAATGTCTTTCCACTACGGTAGGAGAGACCTTtatattgtttttctatttttctatatacatgtagctacacAAGTTAAAATTTGAATCCATACCAAAAGTATACTGTATAGTAATCTATAAACGTCTAAAAAATAATCAAACGTGAAGAAATCAAACAAGATAATCAACGGTGtgatttagggagctaccatttgatttttatgtggggggggggagctaggatgaaaaattgtgtcctgccttttttttaaatttgtaatctctgtcctgcctttttttttaatttgtaatctctgtcctgcctttttatttttcagtctattcggtcctacctttttttttcttagcttatcctaacttttttacaacaattgtcatatccTGCCTTTctttttgccaagttactcatcctgccttttttttttactcaaaatcctatcctgccttttttttcaaatttcatcatatcccccataaaaatcaaatggtagctcccttacgaCAACAAGAAAAGCATTTTTGTGATCGAAAGCTTAAACATTTCGCCAACATGGGAAAGTAGTGCAACAGCTGTACGACATTAGAAATAAAAGTGTAAAAAACACTGTTTGAAGTGGTTTCACTCTAATATGTTCGAAACGAAACATAAAAGGCAATttacaaaatgtcacaaaaaaaaagaaatatgtttgtaTACTGGTATAATAATTACCAAATTTCAAATGCGTCACATTTGTAAAAATTGACCAAGAAAGTACAGTTATGTTAGAGTTTATATtagaaaaaacttttaaaaagtataGGACACGGGATTAGACGAGACATGCGTTCTGTAGAACAATAAACAATACTAAAGACAAAATTCGAAATTTTAATCGAATGAATTTTACAGCAAACTCTCTCTGCAATTACTCTTTGATTCAAGAGCCGTTGGTGCTGAGTGGCATCCCATaaactactagtatatatttacttTGTTGATTCCTATCTTCTGAGTTAAAATAGTTATTGTTTGAGACATGGAGATTTGGAAACATTGGCTGTGGGACATAAAATGAATCAAACGGGATTTTGCTCGCAAGTCCGGTACAATTCAACATAAATTACAATCAATTGTCATCGAACGATTAATATAATATAATGGTGAGCTAGGAGGTCAAAATAAGCCTAAAGATTACAATTAAACTAGAAGTCTCAATTTGGCTAGATGTTACAATTCATCTATAGCTTGAGGTCACAGTTGTGCTAGAGGACACAAATTAGACATAAGGTCAAAGTTGCGCTAGAGGACACAAATTAGACATAAGGTCATAGTTACTGTCtacaaccaaaaacaaaaacgagatcttaatatgaaaaaaaaaacatgcctgCTTAAATTTGAAAGGTTGAATGGCAAATATTCTCCATATACCATACAATGCAGTTCGAATCATTCCATTATTGAAATTCATAGCAGAAACGTAGGTTTCTATCAACCTAGCAACGTATGTATATATGAATGCAACATTGTATCGTATTTCATGATAAATAAATCTAATATTGGAATGCCCAAAGATTCAAGTTGTTAAGATTTTGTAAATTTCGaggataaaaagaaatataacaagAAGGACTTTCTCAAACAAGAAAAGTTCTATCCCGGTGATGTAAAGCTACAAATATATATCAGTTACGGAAATGTCATTCGATGcaaaaaaaagttttgctgacgctatctgacaaaataaatatatactttttttaaatcatttttccGTGATAGTATAtatttagttggttttttttttatttattccgAACGCGATTTTCAACTATGATGCCACTTATTCCTCTAgtaattttaaaactacatagcaacttgaaaaaataatttttttttaatttgatatgaaTTTCAAGGTTCTGActtgtaacatttttttagtcTATTACTGGCCAATGGTACATATTAATGAAAGCTCGGTCTggcgaaagtttaacatatttCCTTGACCTTTAATTGctcttattttaaatttcaatacatCTGCATTACAAGTTTGACTAGTATTGTGCTTATATCTTATATCATGTATTAACTTATGAGGATGTGGATTGGGGCCCTTCTTTatttaattgaattaaattttaagcCTTTTTCcctgttttttaatatttttgcccactttaaatatatatatgctcTAATCCTTACAGTTTAGCAACCCACTAATCtttcttttttccatttttctccatttttgtcaaatttttctcCCATATTTCTGTATTCTGTAAAGCCCCATCCACACCCTTCTTTACTGATTTCTATTACCCTTGTTCATTGCTATCTTGGATTCTGAGTAACTATCGAAACAATGCTTCATGTTCTTAACGATTTCCGATAAAAATTGGGttatgaaaaataatgataaaacggTAAAGTTATATAAATAACAGTTCTAAATTAAAAGACATTCGTCATCCTCATGatgaattgtttaaaaaaaatattaaatgatgaCATTTATGACAAATTGCTGTATATGTTTGTTTGTGTATATGTTGCATAGTGTATAGTTTGTATGATGGCTAAGAAAGCTAACATTGGATTGTTTTACTGGGTGGTAGGTTGAAAAGAGAGGGTCATATATAAAC
Coding sequences within:
- the LOC139506749 gene encoding FK506-binding protein-like — translated: MRSQLIICFGLAVISTIYAQSGESGLVIDVIQAPPPDCARKVQKHDMVVLHYEGFFENGTKFDSSRERVGAVPFQFQLGLGAVIKGWEEGLLGMCVNEKRKLTIPSNLAYGEKGSGEVIPPNANLMFEIELLQVHDGPKPPNVFRMIDIDNDKFLTRDELIMYLSHQAVQQGIPVDLASQQQQKVLHDLFETEDKDKDGKISHEEFTGPKHDEL